From the genome of Bacillota bacterium:
TTTATGTGGTACCGGCTTAACGAGCGGGGAGAAGTGCTGGGGTGCTACCGGGCCGAAGGCCTGGAGGGGGTGTACCGGAGGCAGATACCTCCTCCTCTGGGGTGGCTGGCCTCCGGCTTGGGCGCCGTGCGCAGTCTCTCCCGCCGGGTGCGGGCGGTCGACGGCTTCCCGGGGTGGGAGGTCGAGGTTTCCTACCCGGCCTTCCTCACGGGAGGCTGCAGCAGCCTGGCCTACGTGGATGCCACGGGGAGGGTGGTAGTGGGACGCAGGTTCACCTCCACCAGGCTGGGGCCGGGGAAGTGGCTCGTTTCCCGCGGTCACTATTACCGGTTCCAGTTCTTCCGGTTCTTCAGTCTCGTGTACCATCTGGAGCTCGGCCAGCGGTCGCCCCCATGGCCGCCGGAAACGTTCCCGAGCGGCGCAGCGCCTGCGCCGCAGGCACCACGGTAGCGCAGTACTTCTCGGCGGGTTCAGCAGGGGCCCCCAACACGTGGCCTGGCTCAAAGCTTCAAATAGAGTGGAGCGGTTCACACCGACCGGAAGAGGGGGAGCCGGGCATGGGGGGTCCGGGCTGGGAGTTGCTTGCTTGGGACCGACCCGGGGGCGTGGGCGAAGCTGTACCGCCAGGACCCCGTGCAGGCGCTGGAGCTGGCATTGCAGGAGCAGGGCGACCGCGTCCTGCGTCTGGTCTATCTCAGGCTCGGTGACCGGCGGGCGGCCGAGCGGGTTGCGGAGGAAACCTTTCTTCACGCTGCCAGGCTGGGGCGGGCAGCCAGGACCAGTTGTTCCCTCGGTGCCTGGCTGGCTTGCCTGGCTCTGGGGTTGTCCCGGTCAGCCGTGACAAGGAGAGGGGTGCAGTGCCGTTCTGGTCCTCACGCTGCCCCGACCAGCGAGCAACGCCTGCTCGACGAGATGCGCGGGCTTCCCTGCCGAAGCGCCGAACTGCTCCTGCTGCACTACTGGAGCGGCTACAGTGTGGAGGAGATTGCGACTGTTTGGGGTGTACATCCCGCCACCGTGCGGGCCGGGCTAACCTTCTCCCTCTCCTTGCTGAGAAGGGGCCTCGCCCGGTCTGTCAGGTCCGGCCCTGGCGGGCCCCACGGAGCGGGCGACGAGAACGGCT
Proteins encoded in this window:
- a CDS encoding sigma-70 family RNA polymerase sigma factor; translation: MLGTDPGAWAKLYRQDPVQALELALQEQGDRVLRLVYLRLGDRRAAERVAEETFLHAARLGRAARTSCSLGAWLACLALGLSRSAVTRRGVQCRSGPHAAPTSEQRLLDEMRGLPCRSAELLLLHYWSGYSVEEIATVWGVHPATVRAGLTFSLSLLRRGLARSVRSGPGGPHGAGDENGFLQRDRSFEKERGVGVGPE